In Strigops habroptila isolate Jane chromosome 6, bStrHab1.2.pri, whole genome shotgun sequence, a single genomic region encodes these proteins:
- the RWDD2A gene encoding RWD domain-containing protein 2A isoform X2: MAAAVKECLELQLLEVEMLLSMFPKKGEISLDEDAVPSVQRYLRSTDGALPPQLEYSVAVGVGEAKVELQVLLPRRYPHVAPQLFASSSALHRQQQLELNTHLASHMSSLDSGELCICEAVQWLKDNSLPYLENSRISSESASEKVAVKETLHRMWIYSHHIYRQELRKKIFDCAKKLNLTGFCLTGKPGVICVEGLRENCEEFWRVIRYPSWKHISCKHVENIETEGSVDDLRLFHAFEDLQFQAHGDYGLRNDYHMDLGQFLEFLKQHQSGHIFQILFDVEGKLSDK; this comes from the exons ATGGCTGCCGCGGTAAAAGAGTGCCTGGagctccagctgctggaagTAGAAATGTTGCTTTCAATGTTTCccaaaaaaggggaaataagTCTGGATGAGGATGCTGTGCCCAGCGTGCAGCGCTACCTGAGGAGCACTGATGGAGCTCTGCCCCCACAGCTCGAGTATTCAGTCGCTGTTGGTGTAGGAGAGGCAAAG GTGGAACTGCAGGTACTGCTGCCTCGTAGGTACCCTCATGTAGCTCCTCAGCTTTTTGCAAGCTCAAGTGCACTGCACAGGCAGCAACAGTTGGAGCTCAACACTCATCTTGCTTCTCACATGAGCTCTTTGGATTCAGGTGAACTGTGCATATGTGAAGCTGTGCAGTGGCTGAAAGACAACAGCCTGCCTTActtggaaaacagcaggatCTCTTCTGAAAGTGCCTCGGAAAAGGTGGCAGTTAAAGAAACATTGCATCGCATGTGGATCTACAGCCATCATATATATaggcaggagctgaggaagAAGATTTTTGACTGTGCAAAGAAGTTAAATCTGACTGGCTTCTGCCTGACAGGGAAACCTGGCGTCATCTGTGTGGAGGGACTCCGAGAAAACTGTGAAGAGTTCTGGCGTGTTATTAGGTATCCCAGCTGGAAGCATATTTCATGCAAGCATGTGGAGAACATAGAAACGGAGGGAAGCGTCGATGATCTTCGTCTCTTTCATGCTTTCGAAGACCTACAGTTTCAGGCACATGGTGATTATGGCCTGAGGAATGACTACCACATGGATCTTGGCCAGTTCCTAGAATTCCTGAAACAGCATCAAAGCGGacacatttttcagattttatttgatGTCGAAGGCAAACTTTCAGACAAATAA
- the RWDD2A gene encoding RWD domain-containing protein 2A isoform X1, with product MAAAVKECLELQLLEVEMLLSMFPKKGEISLDEDAVPSVQRYLRSTDGALPPQLEYSVAVGVGEAKLKVELQVLLPRRYPHVAPQLFASSSALHRQQQLELNTHLASHMSSLDSGELCICEAVQWLKDNSLPYLENSRISSESASEKVAVKETLHRMWIYSHHIYRQELRKKIFDCAKKLNLTGFCLTGKPGVICVEGLRENCEEFWRVIRYPSWKHISCKHVENIETEGSVDDLRLFHAFEDLQFQAHGDYGLRNDYHMDLGQFLEFLKQHQSGHIFQILFDVEGKLSDK from the exons ATGGCTGCCGCGGTAAAAGAGTGCCTGGagctccagctgctggaagTAGAAATGTTGCTTTCAATGTTTCccaaaaaaggggaaataagTCTGGATGAGGATGCTGTGCCCAGCGTGCAGCGCTACCTGAGGAGCACTGATGGAGCTCTGCCCCCACAGCTCGAGTATTCAGTCGCTGTTGGTGTAGGAGAGGCAAAG TTAAAA GTGGAACTGCAGGTACTGCTGCCTCGTAGGTACCCTCATGTAGCTCCTCAGCTTTTTGCAAGCTCAAGTGCACTGCACAGGCAGCAACAGTTGGAGCTCAACACTCATCTTGCTTCTCACATGAGCTCTTTGGATTCAGGTGAACTGTGCATATGTGAAGCTGTGCAGTGGCTGAAAGACAACAGCCTGCCTTActtggaaaacagcaggatCTCTTCTGAAAGTGCCTCGGAAAAGGTGGCAGTTAAAGAAACATTGCATCGCATGTGGATCTACAGCCATCATATATATaggcaggagctgaggaagAAGATTTTTGACTGTGCAAAGAAGTTAAATCTGACTGGCTTCTGCCTGACAGGGAAACCTGGCGTCATCTGTGTGGAGGGACTCCGAGAAAACTGTGAAGAGTTCTGGCGTGTTATTAGGTATCCCAGCTGGAAGCATATTTCATGCAAGCATGTGGAGAACATAGAAACGGAGGGAAGCGTCGATGATCTTCGTCTCTTTCATGCTTTCGAAGACCTACAGTTTCAGGCACATGGTGATTATGGCCTGAGGAATGACTACCACATGGATCTTGGCCAGTTCCTAGAATTCCTGAAACAGCATCAAAGCGGacacatttttcagattttatttgatGTCGAAGGCAAACTTTCAGACAAATAA